Proteins encoded within one genomic window of Rubripirellula tenax:
- a CDS encoding lysophospholipid acyltransferase family protein, which produces MMKLAIDFAAYALVRLLVAVIQTLPVDMGDSLCRFLAWLVGEKLKIRRRETDQNLSLIFPQADEAQRRHLRQAMWHHLLLMVCEIAWVQRRLHLVNYRDHVTFQGNREMLTRMLSERPTVIVTGHFGNFEVGGYLSGLMGIQTLTIARQLDNRFIHRWVDRFRSAKGQKMVDKEGCAADVDRHLSSGGILSLLADQHAGPKGCWVDFMGAPASCHKALSLFSLSTGAPMIVGSTRRVGARPMQFEISVHAVADPAVDQDICSGVTSLTNWYNDHLEGAVSDSLEQYWWLHRRWRKPPPKVAKRLAA; this is translated from the coding sequence ATGATGAAACTCGCCATCGACTTCGCCGCTTACGCCCTGGTCCGACTTTTGGTCGCCGTGATCCAGACGTTACCGGTCGATATGGGCGACTCGTTATGCCGATTTTTGGCGTGGTTGGTCGGCGAAAAGCTTAAAATCCGTCGCCGAGAAACGGACCAGAATCTGTCGCTGATCTTTCCTCAGGCGGACGAGGCCCAGCGCCGACATCTGCGGCAAGCAATGTGGCACCACCTGTTGCTGATGGTCTGCGAGATCGCTTGGGTCCAGCGACGTCTGCATCTGGTCAATTATCGCGATCACGTCACTTTTCAAGGCAATCGCGAAATGCTGACGCGGATGCTCTCTGAGCGACCGACCGTGATCGTCACCGGTCACTTTGGCAACTTTGAAGTGGGCGGTTACCTATCCGGATTGATGGGAATCCAAACGCTGACCATCGCACGGCAACTCGACAATCGATTCATCCACCGTTGGGTCGACCGATTTCGCAGCGCCAAGGGTCAAAAGATGGTCGACAAGGAAGGCTGCGCCGCGGACGTCGATCGACACCTCAGCAGTGGCGGCATCCTGTCGTTGTTGGCGGACCAGCACGCCGGCCCGAAAGGGTGTTGGGTCGACTTCATGGGCGCGCCCGCGTCTTGCCATAAAGCACTATCGTTGTTCTCGCTCAGCACCGGCGCCCCCATGATCGTGGGTTCCACGCGTCGCGTCGGTGCCCGGCCGATGCAGTTCGAAATTTCCGTTCACGCGGTGGCTGATCCGGCCGTCGACCAAGACATTTGCAGCGGCGTGACCTCGCTGACAAACTGGTACAACGACCACCTTGAAGGGGCCGTTTCCGATTCGCTGGAACAATACTGGTGGTTGCACCGGAGATGGCGAAAGCCACCACCCAAAGTCGCCAAGCGGCTGGCCGCATAG